One stretch of Oncorhynchus tshawytscha isolate Ot180627B linkage group LG21, Otsh_v2.0, whole genome shotgun sequence DNA includes these proteins:
- the LOC112220797 gene encoding uncharacterized protein LOC112220797 yields the protein MGRRVADPTNPVPALGVPLAGGRWGPLCSVGVQTSPGLRTLPSIKLNQPTSTQHPETRSNNHVTTVLTMPSETVFSCNSCSSGGSGGFAVSKERSQNAINSLTQDDMGSQGSGGGVYCQIKTIRTNPRESGHRSSGKRTSRYTNGSVVAPEVVGGVCTEGAEGNEPIRERRRVQSLRGEESRPVLRSGSVSHSVSSHATPPRPCRMMTSSPRLCGTCGRRQSQAPPTCMATACRRRAANKITESQTLPNPPRKQSVLLNQNRKDSPVLNTHTHTPPTTHKAVKNTQTQTQTLPSPHTTQKTHTLTKDSPVPTCSNTKDTQHTHTDPEPSLPRLHQKETHTQTADTHSHTTEKYTSRPNKSTKNTPATQPLPDKNTETSSDNQHTPPNSSTQVTPKPPPPVLLIGKKSSAPGPLPPKTSPNPYHTVQVNPKPAPPVLQTQPKHTPLTPSLLSKIPPAQPIKKEDSKTPGQSKDANALHAAHVAPQCNGAPGGMAGLPGGVQGCVSGGLHGRLHSVEESLLSNQEKIKVLLNVIQDLEKSKALSEGRCSYRTGQDINNCPTCQKTACIIYSVEHDFRQQEGRFQPVMETLDGVYDVPLPVPKPPTSRPSAKARVKKLRKKCFWWL from the exons ATGGGTAGAAGGGTGGCTGATCCGACCAATCCAGTGCCTGCGCTCGGGGTGCCCCTGGCGGGGGGGCGATGGGGTCCGCTGTGCAGCGTGGGGGTGCAGACCTCCCCTGGCCTTAGGACCCTCCCGTCAATCAAActcaaccagccaaccagtacgCAGCACCCAGAGACAAGGAGTAACAACCATGTCACCACGGTATTGACCATGCCCTCGGAAACGGTTTTTTCGTGTAACTCATGCAGCAGTGGCGGCAGCGGTGGTTTTGCCGTTTCCAAGGAGAGGAGTCAGAATGCGATCAACAGTCTGACACAGGACGACATGGGGTCACAGGGGTCAGGGGGCGGGGTCTACTGTCAGATCAAAACCATAAGGACCAATCCCAGGGAGTCTGGTCACAGGTCCAGCGGGAAACGGACGTCTCGATACACCAATGGGAGTGTGGTTGCCCCTGAGGTGGTGGGTGGGGTATGTACTGAGGGTGCCGAGGGGAACGAGCcaatcagagagaggaggagggtccagTCTCTGAGAGGGGAGGAGTCTCGCCCTGTGCTGAGGTCAGGGAGTGTGTCTCATTCTGTGAGCTCTCACGCCACGCCTCCAAGGCCCTGTAGAATGATGACATCATCGCCCCGTCTCTGTGGAACCTGCGGGCGGAGACAGTCCCAGGCCCCACCCACTTGCATGGCAACTGCATGCCGCAGGCGAGCGGCCAACAAGATCACAGAAAGCCAGACCCTCCCGAATCCTCCCAGGAAACAGTCCGTACTCCTCAACCAGAACCGGAAAGACTCCCctgtactgaacacacacacacacacaccaccaaccaCACACAAAGCTGTGAAGAACACTCAAACACAAACTCAGACATTGCCCTCTCCACACACAACCCAAAAGACACACACGCTCACGAAAGATTCACCTGTGCCCACATGCTCCAACACTAAGGATAcacagcacacacatacagacccAGAACCCAGTTTACCCAGGTTACAtcagaaagaaacacacacacagacagcagacacacactcacacaccacagaGAAATACACATCTAGGCCAAATAAATCCACAAAAAATACTCCAGCTACACAGCCTTTACCGGACAAAAACACAGAGACGTCATCTGACAACCAACACACACCACCAAACTCATCTACACAAGTCACCCCCAAGCCACCACCCCCAGTCCTCCTCATAGGCAAAAAATCCTCGGCCCCTGGCCCTCTCCCACCTAAAACCTCCCCCAACCCCTACCACACTGTCCAGGTGAACCCAAAACCAGCACCGCCTGTCCTTCAGACCCAACCCAAAcatacacccctcaccccctccctgctCTCCAAAATACCACCAGCACAACCAATCAAAAAAGAAGACTCCAAAACCCCTGGCCAATCAAAAGATGCAAATGCTCTGCATGCTGCCCATGTGGCCCCACAGTGCAATGGGGCACCAGGAGGTATGGCGGGGTTACCAGGTGGGGTACAGGGGTGTGTGTCGGGGGGCCTCCACGGGCGTCTTCACAGCGTGGAAGAGAGTCTGCTCTCCAACCAGGAGAAGATCAAAGTCCTCCTCAATGTTATCCAAGACCTGGAGAAAAGCAAGGCCCTCAGCGAAGG GCGCTGCTCTTACAGAACTGGACAGGATATCAACAACTGCCCCACCTGTCAGAAGACTGCCTGCATCATATACAG